The proteins below are encoded in one region of Telopea speciosissima isolate NSW1024214 ecotype Mountain lineage chromosome 10, Tspe_v1, whole genome shotgun sequence:
- the LOC122643837 gene encoding linoleate 13S-lipoxygenase 2-1, chloroplastic-like, protein MANTAAAAEISITITAVITVKLSLSLGNIEDISGKTFHLELASTQHDPKTRLEKDTVKGYAHWASQNEGNAKYEGKLVVSATFGDVGAVLVENEHPTELFIRTIVLNGSPTGSLNITCNSWVHTKSDNPQKRIFFTNKSYLPSQTPSGLRRLREEELQNLRGDGKGERKAFQRIYDYDKYNDLGDTDSSNELARPVLGGEHHPYPRRCRTGRDPCNKDPLSEKRSLNIYVPRDEEFSDVKTLTFFGETISAGLDALVPQIRAALTDHNLGFPSFQAIDSLFTEGMDLPQVEDQGFLKKLSSGLAKVIKHEGDQILRFKTPELIDRDNFSWLRDEEFARETLAGVNPYSIQLVTEWPLKSELDPNIYGPPESAITTEIVEQGIGRSVIVDEAIKGKKLFMLDYHDLLLPFVKKVRDIEGTTLYGSRTLFFLNPDDTLNPLAIELTRPPIDDKPQWKQVFLSSTDITDGWLWRLAKTHVCAHESGCHELISHWLRTHCCTEPYIIAANRQLSAMHPIYRLLLPHFRYTMKINSLARLALINANGIIESSFSLRKYSMELSSVAYDKFWRFDMEGLPADLIRRGMAVEDQTAEHGVKLTIKDYPYADDGLLIWTAIKQWVSDFVYHYYPDPNLIESDQELQAWWTEVRTQGHGDKKDEQWWPVLKTQENLIEILTTIIWVASCHHSATNFGQYAYGGYFPNRPTIARTNMPTEDPSEQDLKKFMENPGLALLQSFPSQIQATTVMTVLDVLSTHSIDEEYLGGQMEASWAENTVTRAAFEKFNERLKEIESIIDARNTDSRLKNRTGAGIVPYQLLKPFSNSGLTGMGIASSISI, encoded by the exons ATGGCTAATactgcagcagcagcagagatCTCTATCACCATCACTGCCGTTATCACCGTTAAGCTTTCATTAAGCCTCGGTAATATTGAGGATATTTCTGGAAAAACTTTTCATTTGGAGCTTGCAAGCACCCAACATGATCCAA AGACGAGATTGGAGAAGGATACTGTGAAAGGATACGCACATTGGGCGAGCCAAAATGAGGGGAATGCAAAGTATGAAGGCAAGTTGGTGGTTTCTGCAACTTTTGGCGATGTGGGTGCAGTGCTTGTGGAGAATGAGCACCCCACCGAGCTCTTCATCAGGACCATTGTCCTCAATGGATCTCCCACTGGTTCTCTCAACATCACCTGCAACTCTTGGGTCCATACTAAGTCTGATAACCCACAAAAGAGGATTTTCTTCACCAacaag TCCTACTTGCCATCACAAACACCAAGTGGCTTGAGGAGGCTGAGAGAGGAAGAGCTTCAGAACCTTCgtggagatggaaagggagaacGAAAGGCATTTCAGAGGATCTATGATTACGACAAGTATAATGACCTCGGAGACACAGACAGCAGCAACGAACTAGCAAGACCAGTCCTTGGTGGTGAGCACCACCCTTATCCAAGGCGTTGTAGAACAGGCCGTGATCCTTGCAACAAAG ATCCATTGTCAGAGAAAAGAAGCCTCAACATATATGTGCCAAGGGATGAGGAATTCTCTGATGTCAAGACACTAACATTCTTTGGTGAGACAATAAGTGCTGGGTTGGATGCTTTGGTCCCTCAAATCAGAGCTGCTCTCACAGACCACAATCTTGGATTCCCTTCCTTCCAAGCCATTGATTCCCTCTTCACTGAAGGGATGGACTTACCCcaagttgaagatcaagggttCTTGAAGAAACTATCTTCAGGACTTGCCAAGGTTATAAAACATGAAGGAGATCAAATACTGCGCTTCAAGACCCCTGAACTAATTGATA GAGACAACTTTTCCTGGTTAAGAGATGAGGAATTCGCTCGTGAAACACTTGCTGGTGTCAACCCCTATAGCATTCAGCTAGTCACA GAATGGCCATTGAAGAGTGAGCTTGATCCTAATATCTATGGTCCACCAGAGTCTGCTATTACAACTGAAATTGTTGAGCAAGGAATTGGACGTTCAGTGATTGTCGACGAG GCCATAAAGGGAAAGAAATTGTTCATGTTAGATTATCATGATTTGCTATTGCCTTTTGTGAAGAAAGTAAGAGATATAGAAGGCACGACGCTATATGGGTCTCGCACACTATTCTTTCTCAACCCTGATGACACACTAAATCCCCTTGCTATTGAGCTAACTCGACCACCCATAGATGACAAGCCACAGTGGAAACAAGTATTCTTGTCTAGCACTGATATCACTGATGGTTGGTTATGGAGACTAGCCAAAACTCATGTGTGTGCTCATGAATCAGGTTGTCATGAGCTTATCAGCCACTG gCTGAGGACTCATTGTTGTACAGAGCCATACATAATTGCAGCTAATCGGCAACTAAGTGCAATGCATCCAATCTACAGATTGTTACTTCCTCATTTTCGGTACACAATGAAGATCAATTCCCTTGCTCGACTGGCCCTCATCAATGCGAATGGAATAATTGAGAGTTCTTTCTCACTACGCAAGTATTCAATGGAGCTTAGTTCTGTTGCCTATGACAAATTCTGGCGTTTTGACATGGAGGGTCTACCAGCAGACCTCATTAGGAG GGGAATGGCAGTGGAGGATCAAACAGCTGAGCACGGTGTGAAGCTGACCATCAAGGATTACCCCTATGCAGATGATGGTCTCCTCATATGGACAGCCATAAAGCAATGGGTTAGCGACTTTGTCTACCACTATTACCCGGACCCTAACCTCATTGAATCCGATCAAGAGTTGCAGGCATGGTGGACTGAAGTCAGAACCCAAGGCCATGGAGACAAGAAGGATGAACAATGGTGGCCTGTCCTCAAAACACAAGAAAATCTCATTGAAATCTTGACAACCATTATCTGGGTTGCCTCCTGCCACCATTCTGCTACAAACTTTGGTCAGTATGCATATGGTGGTTACTTTCCAAACCGACCCACAATTGCTAGGACCAACATGCCCACCGAGGATCCTTCAGAACAAGATCTCAAGAAATTcatggagaaccctggattaGCACTCCTGCAATCCTTCCCTTCACAGATTCAGGCTACAACTGTGATGACTGTCTTGGATGTGTTGTCAACACACTCGATTGATGAAGAGTATCTTGGAGGACAAATGGAGGCGTCATGGGCTGAGAATACAGTTACCAGGGCTGCATTTGAGAAGTTCAATGAAAGATTAAAGGAGATTGAATCAATTATCGATGCTCGAAACACAGATTCGAGGCTAAAGAATAGAACTGGAGCTGGCATTGTGCCATATCAACTCCTGAAACCATTCTCTAACTCTGGATTGACAGGGATGGGAATTGCTAGTAGTATCTCTATTTAG